From Desulfolucanica intricata, the proteins below share one genomic window:
- a CDS encoding heavy metal translocating P-type ATPase, protein MQSNAGRTCNHGVGGSCKHLAMLKSLWRSREKLIITSVAGLLIVIGWLLGRLGLNSVLSNSLMIVAAVVAGYRIAMSAFHALRFRILGINALVTLAAAGAIIVGEYWEAAVVTFLFSLGSYLEARTLDKTRDALRKLMEMAPQVAHVRKGEEEVDVPAEEVRRGDLVIVRPGEKIPVDGKVVKGRATVNQAAITGESMPAEKAVGDSVFSGTINEAGYLEIETEKSGEDTTFARLIELVEEAQQEKARSQQALENFARYYTPGIIVVSVLTYLVTKNPITALTLLVIACPGALVIATPVSIVAGIGNAARQGVLIKGGEHLEKVGQIQVVVLDKTGTLTRGRPQVTGLWVKRGTETEMLLKTAAVEKLSEHPLAKSVVERAAGKGRIPEAADFQVLPGYGVMAMVAGKKVCVGNRKLMQEQGIVIDSEVEERMASEENTGCTAIIVAENREILGVIFIADVPREDALNLVSRLKRTGVEKVVMLTGDNERTASAIAHRLGIDEFRAEMLPEEKVAVIKSLREKGRIVAMVGDGINDAPAMATADVGIAMGAAGTDVAMETADLVLMSDRLVKLPYAIGLSRRTLRNIKQNVTLAVLVVLVLLVGVIGEAVVLASGMLVHEASVLLVILNAMRLLKYREI, encoded by the coding sequence ATGCAATCAAATGCAGGGCGCACATGTAATCATGGTGTCGGTGGCAGCTGCAAACACCTGGCCATGCTAAAAAGCTTGTGGCGATCCCGGGAAAAGTTGATCATTACCTCTGTTGCCGGTCTTTTAATAGTCATTGGTTGGCTGTTAGGACGCTTGGGGCTTAACTCTGTGTTATCAAATTCGCTGATGATTGTGGCTGCAGTAGTAGCTGGATACCGTATCGCCATGAGCGCCTTCCACGCGTTACGTTTCCGGATTCTGGGAATTAATGCCCTGGTAACTCTGGCAGCTGCGGGGGCCATTATTGTTGGCGAGTACTGGGAAGCGGCAGTAGTTACTTTCCTCTTTTCCCTGGGTTCCTACCTTGAGGCCCGTACTCTTGATAAAACCCGTGATGCCTTGAGAAAGTTAATGGAAATGGCTCCTCAGGTGGCCCATGTGCGGAAGGGGGAAGAAGAGGTCGATGTCCCTGCTGAAGAAGTACGGAGGGGGGATCTGGTGATCGTCCGTCCGGGGGAGAAGATCCCGGTGGATGGAAAGGTAGTAAAGGGGCGGGCCACTGTAAACCAGGCTGCTATCACCGGGGAATCGATGCCGGCGGAAAAGGCAGTAGGAGACTCTGTTTTTAGTGGTACCATCAACGAAGCAGGGTATTTGGAAATTGAAACTGAGAAGTCCGGTGAGGATACCACCTTTGCCCGGCTCATTGAACTGGTAGAAGAAGCCCAACAGGAAAAAGCCCGCAGCCAACAAGCATTGGAGAACTTTGCCCGGTATTATACTCCGGGAATTATTGTTGTCTCAGTTCTAACATACCTGGTTACAAAGAACCCTATTACTGCCTTGACTCTGTTGGTCATTGCTTGTCCCGGGGCTCTGGTAATCGCCACTCCGGTTTCCATTGTTGCCGGAATAGGCAATGCGGCCCGCCAAGGGGTATTGATCAAGGGAGGGGAACACCTGGAAAAGGTGGGACAGATCCAGGTGGTGGTGTTGGATAAGACCGGTACCCTTACCCGGGGGCGACCCCAGGTAACGGGGTTATGGGTAAAACGTGGTACCGAAACGGAGATGCTGCTAAAAACCGCGGCGGTGGAGAAACTCTCAGAACACCCCCTGGCCAAATCCGTGGTAGAACGGGCAGCGGGAAAGGGCCGAATCCCGGAAGCTGCAGATTTTCAGGTGCTCCCCGGTTATGGTGTGATGGCGATGGTAGCAGGAAAGAAGGTATGTGTAGGCAACCGCAAGTTGATGCAGGAACAGGGTATTGTCATCGATTCAGAGGTGGAGGAACGAATGGCGTCGGAGGAAAACACCGGCTGCACCGCAATAATTGTAGCAGAAAACCGGGAAATCCTGGGGGTTATATTTATTGCCGATGTTCCCCGGGAGGATGCTCTGAACCTGGTATCCCGTCTCAAACGTACCGGGGTTGAAAAAGTGGTGATGTTGACGGGGGACAACGAGAGAACGGCCAGTGCCATAGCGCACCGGCTGGGGATTGATGAGTTTCGAGCAGAGATGCTGCCTGAAGAAAAGGTAGCGGTAATCAAAAGTTTACGGGAGAAAGGTCGGATTGTGGCTATGGTGGGTGACGGTATTAACGATGCACCTGCCATGGCAACCGCCGATGTGGGTATCGCCATGGGTGCGGCGGGGACGGACGTAGCTATGGAGACAGCTGATTTGGTGTTGATGTCAGACAGGTTGGTCAAACTCCCCTACGCCATTGGCCTTAGCCGCCGGACACTTAGGAATATTAAGCAAAACGTCACCTTAGCGGTGCTGGTGGTGTTGGTACTCCTGGTAGGAGTTATTGGTGAGGCTGTGGTATTGGCATCAGGTATGCTGGTTCACGAAGCCAGCGTTCTGCTGGTAATCCTCAACGCCATGCGGCTGCTTAAGTACCGGGAAATTTAG
- a CDS encoding heavy-metal-associated domain-containing protein has translation MEKITFRLGDLACPDCAQKMGQILEKQKGIYQANVVYTTGKVKIQYDPNQINLQEIEKIIAKTGYRILEKR, from the coding sequence ATGGAAAAAATTACATTTCGCTTGGGGGATCTTGCTTGCCCCGACTGTGCCCAAAAGATGGGACAGATTTTGGAAAAACAAAAAGGAATTTACCAGGCCAACGTTGTTTATACCACCGGTAAGGTGAAGATTCAGTATGACCCTAATCAAATTAATCTGCAAGAGATAGAAAAAATCATCGCTAAAACCGGTTACAGGATACTGGAAAAGCGATAA
- a CDS encoding thioredoxin family protein has protein sequence MEIKLLGVKGCKVCQGLEQTLFDVLAELGVAAAVEKIDDVDEMVRYDVFALPGLVINGKVTVSGRVPGRHEIKTWIKESYNV, from the coding sequence ATGGAAATTAAATTATTAGGAGTCAAAGGGTGTAAAGTTTGTCAAGGTTTGGAGCAAACCCTGTTTGATGTACTGGCAGAGCTGGGGGTTGCCGCCGCAGTTGAGAAAATTGACGATGTGGATGAAATGGTGCGGTACGATGTATTTGCCTTACCCGGGCTGGTCATTAACGGTAAGGTGACAGTAAGCGGACGGGTACCCGGCAGGCACGAGATTAAAACATGGATTAAGGAAAGTTATAACGTATAG
- a CDS encoding Crp/Fnr family transcriptional regulator encodes MNRQNVIEVEHICASTVPIFKTLSYGELQKVNSLIQKKEYKKGNVLFMRGDQANHLYIVRYGRVKLYEASKDGRQQIVRILERGDFFGELSLFKDECHLLNAEALEDTGLCLLPREDLKNLIRQNPEMSLSIMQAMSKRLAYSEKFIGDLTLKNVEERLASWLMVMAEKEGVSTLQGIRISINLSRQEVANLLGTTIETVSRKLTKLQSEGIIAIEGQKNITILDKKRLVLITD; translated from the coding sequence ATGAACCGGCAGAATGTTATAGAAGTGGAACATATTTGTGCCAGTACGGTACCCATCTTTAAAACCCTGAGTTATGGAGAATTGCAAAAGGTAAACAGCCTGATTCAGAAAAAGGAGTATAAAAAGGGAAATGTCCTTTTTATGCGAGGGGATCAGGCTAACCACCTCTATATTGTCAGATACGGCAGAGTAAAACTGTATGAGGCCTCCAAAGACGGGCGGCAGCAAATTGTTCGTATCCTGGAGCGCGGTGATTTCTTTGGTGAATTAAGCCTGTTTAAGGACGAATGCCATTTACTGAATGCGGAAGCCTTGGAAGATACCGGGCTGTGTCTATTACCCAGGGAGGATTTGAAAAATCTTATCAGACAGAATCCGGAAATGTCTTTGAGTATTATGCAGGCTATGAGTAAAAGGCTAGCTTATTCAGAGAAATTTATCGGGGACTTAACATTAAAAAACGTTGAGGAGAGGCTTGCCTCCTGGCTGATGGTTATGGCGGAGAAGGAGGGGGTAAGTACCCTGCAAGGTATCCGGATTTCAATTAACCTGTCACGACAGGAGGTGGCTAACCTGTTGGGTACCACCATAGAAACGGTGAGTCGTAAGTTGACTAAGTTGCAGTCAGAGGGCATTATTGCTATAGAAGGGCAGAAAAACATCACTATACTTGACAAAAAGAGACTGGTACTGATTACTGATTGA
- a CDS encoding arsenic resistance protein, with amino-acid sequence MLKKLFMLPSKKLNITIPLVLTAGFVAGLYFDTASLKSFILPVTILMIYPTMIGIKVSDILNTAHIKLFKYSFLINFIIIPISAYIMGTLFLLEEPQLFAGLAIASLLPTSNMTIAFTMFAKGNVPAAITLTVLSLILGSILAPWYLLVMVGKYIPINFMLVFKTIILVVFTPMIAGMITYSLLLKKYSEEQFKKNIKPYLPAASAWGMMFIVFTSISTNTSIIIANLNIFIVAFLIQIAFYLINYTIAVVFARSYLNTADGYALVYSTALRNLSISIGLAATAFGANAALMVALAFIIQGQAAAYFAKLNEKYQLLKKRCPDNEKR; translated from the coding sequence ATGTTAAAAAAATTATTTATGTTACCATCTAAAAAACTGAACATAACCATTCCGCTGGTTTTAACAGCAGGCTTTGTAGCAGGTTTATATTTTGATACTGCTTCACTAAAAAGTTTTATCTTACCGGTAACGATTTTAATGATTTATCCAACGATGATAGGTATAAAAGTTAGTGATATCTTAAATACTGCGCACATTAAATTATTTAAATATTCCTTTTTAATTAATTTTATCATTATTCCCATTTCAGCTTATATAATGGGAACATTATTTTTACTTGAAGAACCTCAGCTGTTCGCCGGGTTGGCTATCGCATCTCTGCTGCCAACAAGTAACATGACCATTGCTTTTACCATGTTTGCTAAAGGTAATGTTCCTGCAGCAATCACATTAACTGTCCTTAGCCTAATTTTAGGTTCAATATTGGCTCCCTGGTATCTCCTTGTAATGGTTGGAAAATATATTCCAATAAACTTTATGTTAGTTTTTAAGACGATTATTCTTGTTGTCTTTACTCCTATGATTGCAGGCATGATAACTTATTCATTACTTTTAAAAAAGTATTCAGAGGAACAATTTAAAAAAAATATCAAGCCGTATTTACCTGCAGCCAGTGCTTGGGGTATGATGTTTATTGTCTTTACCAGTATATCGACAAATACTTCAATAATTATAGCTAACCTCAATATTTTTATAGTGGCTTTTTTAATTCAAATAGCCTTTTATCTGATAAATTATACAATAGCAGTGGTATTTGCCCGCAGTTATTTAAATACAGCGGATGGATACGCCTTAGTATATAGTACAGCACTCCGCAATCTTTCAATCTCCATAGGATTGGCTGCCACGGCTTTTGGAGCCAATGCTGCTTTAATGGTTGCCCTCGCCTTTATTATTCAGGGACAGGCAGCAGCTTATTTTGCAAAACTTAATGAAAAGTATCAGCTATTGAAAAAACGCTGCCCGGATAATGAAAAGAGATAA
- a CDS encoding UbiD family decarboxylase, with the protein MHTNLRSFIKLLEREKEIVEVKAEVDPYLELAEIHRRVIEEGGPALLFTKVKGSRFPVVTNLFGTERRVTLATGTRPEELVKKAVSALDRLLPPKPKTLWGERKWLLDFARAGLKRVPRTKAPVMEFRENKVNLKEFPALTGWQEDGGPFFTLPLVYTEDPVTREHNLGMYRMQIFSENQTGMHWQIQKGGGFHHYEAEKLGCPLPVTVFLGGPPALILAAIAPLPEMLPELIFASFLIGKKLNLVDPGNHPHALVAEAEFAICGEVPPKVRRPEGPFGDHYGYYSLIHDFPVFNVKQIYRRKDAIYPATVVGKPRQEDYYIGEFLQRLLSPMFPVVMPGVKELWTYGETGFHALAAARVRESYHREAMAHALRIMGEGQLTLTKFLMVTDAPCELPKFSQLLENILKRFNPARDLLIISNTSTDTLDYTGRKFNEGSKAIMTGLGEPIRNLPHEYGGGPLHKIKKVKPYCGGCLMISGETFEKEAGLASEIVKREQEKLAEWPLVVLVDDAAVIHDQTSFLWTVFTRFDPAHDIYADAAIRNNKIEYRGPIVIDARMKPFYPDELIPREDIVKRVSERWSELFR; encoded by the coding sequence ATGCATACTAATTTAAGAAGCTTTATCAAGCTGTTGGAAAGGGAGAAAGAAATTGTTGAGGTAAAAGCAGAGGTTGATCCATACCTGGAACTGGCTGAAATACACCGGCGGGTTATAGAAGAAGGTGGGCCGGCCCTGTTATTCACGAAGGTAAAGGGAAGTCGTTTTCCTGTGGTAACTAACCTGTTTGGTACGGAGCGCAGGGTTACATTAGCCACCGGAACCCGTCCGGAAGAACTGGTGAAGAAGGCTGTTTCAGCACTGGACAGGCTACTCCCTCCTAAGCCGAAAACACTGTGGGGAGAACGTAAGTGGCTTTTGGATTTTGCCAGGGCAGGCTTGAAAAGGGTACCAAGGACTAAAGCTCCTGTAATGGAGTTTCGGGAAAATAAAGTTAACTTAAAGGAATTCCCTGCCTTAACCGGCTGGCAGGAGGACGGCGGGCCGTTTTTTACCCTTCCTTTAGTTTATACTGAGGATCCGGTGACCCGTGAGCATAATTTGGGCATGTACAGAATGCAGATTTTTTCTGAAAACCAAACCGGGATGCACTGGCAAATTCAAAAGGGTGGCGGCTTCCACCACTATGAAGCGGAAAAGTTGGGCTGCCCCCTGCCCGTGACGGTATTTTTAGGCGGGCCGCCGGCACTTATACTTGCAGCTATAGCTCCTCTGCCTGAAATGCTTCCGGAGTTAATTTTTGCATCCTTCTTAATCGGGAAAAAATTGAATCTGGTAGATCCAGGTAATCATCCCCATGCCCTGGTTGCCGAGGCGGAGTTTGCGATTTGCGGTGAAGTTCCACCTAAAGTACGCAGACCGGAAGGACCCTTTGGAGATCATTACGGTTATTACTCTTTGATCCATGATTTTCCGGTATTTAATGTAAAACAGATTTACCGGCGCAAGGATGCCATTTACCCTGCTACTGTGGTTGGCAAGCCGCGTCAGGAAGATTATTATATCGGCGAATTTTTGCAAAGATTGTTATCTCCTATGTTTCCGGTAGTTATGCCGGGGGTAAAAGAATTATGGACCTACGGGGAGACAGGTTTTCATGCTCTGGCTGCAGCCAGAGTGCGGGAAAGTTATCACAGGGAAGCAATGGCCCATGCCCTTCGGATTATGGGGGAAGGACAGCTAACCTTGACCAAGTTTTTGATGGTTACGGATGCACCCTGTGAATTGCCAAAATTTAGTCAGCTGCTGGAGAATATCTTGAAACGGTTTAATCCGGCCAGGGATTTGTTAATTATCAGTAATACTTCCACGGATACATTGGACTATACCGGTCGTAAATTTAATGAGGGTAGTAAAGCTATTATGACCGGACTTGGCGAGCCTATTAGGAATTTACCACACGAGTATGGCGGAGGCCCACTGCACAAGATCAAGAAAGTTAAACCTTATTGTGGCGGCTGTCTCATGATTTCCGGGGAAACTTTTGAAAAAGAAGCCGGTTTAGCTTCGGAAATAGTTAAAAGAGAGCAGGAAAAATTAGCTGAGTGGCCTCTGGTTGTTTTAGTTGATGATGCGGCTGTGATTCATGATCAAACCTCTTTTCTGTGGACGGTATTTACCCGTTTCGATCCGGCGCACGATATATATGCCGATGCTGCAATAAGAAATAATAAAATTGAATATCGGGGTCCAATTGTTATTGATGCCCGGATGAAGCCTTTTTATCCGGATGAGCTTATTCCCAGAGAAGATATTGTTAAACGGGTTTCTGAGCGCTGGAGTGAATTGTTTAGATAA
- a CDS encoding DegT/DnrJ/EryC1/StrS family aminotransferase, translating to MTEMNVPLSAPDIGPLEREAVLQVLSGPVLSIGPQLKDFERLVAAYVGVKYAVAVNSGTGALHLIIRSLGITEGDEVITTPFSFIASSNCILFERAKPVFVDIDPLTLNIDAGKIEEKITTRTKAILPVHVFGYPANMREILVIAKKYGLYVIEDACEALGARYYDKMAGSLGDAGVFAFYPNKQITTGEGGMVVTNNKDLADLCRSMRNQGRGNAGEWLEHVRLGYNYRMDELSAALGVAQMRRLEEILNKRQAVAEKYNARLKQIPKVELPYVGPEIKMSWFVYVVRVPSRNRVMKYLRDKGVGCRPYFQPIHLQPFYVEKFGYQRGDYPVTEGVASSTLALPFASNLTDEQIDYVVEILAEALSQV from the coding sequence ATGACTGAGATGAATGTGCCGCTTTCCGCACCGGATATCGGCCCGCTGGAACGGGAAGCGGTACTTCAAGTGCTGTCCGGACCGGTGCTAAGTATTGGCCCGCAGTTAAAGGATTTTGAGCGATTGGTAGCGGCTTATGTAGGGGTAAAATATGCCGTAGCGGTGAACAGCGGTACCGGCGCACTGCACTTAATTATTCGTTCGCTGGGTATTACCGAAGGGGACGAGGTAATTACTACGCCTTTTAGTTTTATTGCTTCATCAAATTGTATCTTATTCGAGCGGGCCAAACCGGTATTTGTAGATATTGACCCTTTAACTTTAAATATAGATGCAGGTAAGATTGAGGAGAAAATAACCACCAGGACCAAGGCAATTCTCCCTGTTCATGTATTCGGGTACCCGGCAAATATGAGAGAAATCTTAGTTATAGCTAAAAAATACGGTCTTTATGTGATTGAGGATGCCTGTGAGGCTCTGGGGGCCCGGTATTATGACAAAATGGCAGGCAGTTTGGGAGATGCCGGGGTATTTGCCTTTTATCCCAATAAACAGATCACCACCGGTGAGGGCGGCATGGTGGTAACCAATAATAAAGACCTGGCTGATTTATGCCGGAGTATGCGCAACCAGGGCCGGGGGAATGCCGGTGAATGGCTGGAGCATGTTCGGTTGGGCTATAATTACCGAATGGATGAACTAAGTGCGGCTCTGGGTGTGGCCCAGATGAGGCGGCTCGAAGAAATATTAAATAAGAGGCAGGCGGTAGCAGAAAAATATAATGCCCGGCTTAAACAGATTCCCAAAGTGGAACTGCCTTACGTGGGGCCGGAAATAAAGATGAGCTGGTTTGTATATGTGGTAAGAGTTCCTTCCCGTAACCGGGTAATGAAGTATTTAAGGGATAAAGGGGTAGGGTGTCGTCCTTATTTCCAACCAATTCATCTACAGCCCTTTTATGTTGAAAAATTTGGTTATCAAAGAGGGGATTATCCAGTAACAGAAGGGGTAGCTTCTTCTACCTTGGCCCTCCCCTTTGCCAGTAACTTGACTGATGAACAGATTGATTATGTAGTGGAGATTCTAGCCGAAGCTCTTAGTCAGGTTTAA
- a CDS encoding right-handed parallel beta-helix repeat-containing protein — MRTISHVVIIAGSALLILWILVLYCYWVPKLRRNRRNNSFYVALWGDDNNPGTLETPWKSVQFAVNQLKPGDRLVFHGGTYTEYVTLKSSGTEQGPITLAAKTGEEVLLDGMGLIWKYAINFEFGVSYVVIEGLKIRNYIVGIGLWGQNTYVKLKDLEIFNCGTALQIISGEKLAIEDCFLHNNKGPGIAVSPGPLNDTLIKNTRSSYNEGTEAADGFILESGNNVLLEKCTADHNAGVGFNCGIDHLTLSACTCKVNANVGINLSSNNAKIVNSIIDRNGFAGLVYRGEESLILANNLVVNNGLKGEYCIRVNDQIISPPAKMFSVNNIFAYNYCGIFLGGSVILEKEDHNIYWSRDSAEIVLNNRIYTREEINSRVWYEETGQGRSSRSIDPLFISCKYHDYRLALDSPAIDRGTSELAPSTDIEGKLRPQGKGVDIGPYEAAEGSVVLPITSTPNTPHYSCEVSETLDFCLNWGVVSSVHKVVKYCVQVRDGLNGSWQNWLPETEDTGGVFNGMADHTYYFRVKARDILDNWGDWSSLAYTIVPMDDHNPLIKYSGEWSTIVNDLAYLNTLHYSSTQGDYAMIKFNGSEVAWIGSKGPDRGKARVYLDGELGEVVDLYSEEYQYRVPLFSAVLSEGVHELKIEVCETNNKLSTGSRVDLDGIAIKR, encoded by the coding sequence GTGAGGACAATTTCTCATGTGGTTATTATTGCCGGTTCAGCTTTATTGATTTTGTGGATATTGGTACTATATTGCTATTGGGTTCCAAAGTTGCGTCGAAATCGGAGAAACAATAGCTTTTATGTGGCCCTGTGGGGAGATGACAATAACCCCGGCACCCTGGAAACTCCCTGGAAAAGTGTTCAGTTTGCTGTAAATCAATTAAAGCCCGGAGACCGGCTGGTTTTTCACGGTGGAACTTACACAGAATATGTTACATTAAAGTCTTCCGGAACCGAGCAGGGGCCTATAACCCTCGCGGCCAAAACCGGGGAGGAAGTGCTGCTGGATGGCATGGGTCTGATATGGAAATATGCTATAAATTTTGAATTTGGTGTATCATATGTGGTTATTGAAGGTTTAAAAATTAGGAACTATATTGTTGGTATCGGTTTATGGGGCCAAAATACTTATGTTAAACTAAAAGACTTGGAAATATTCAATTGTGGAACGGCCCTGCAAATTATATCCGGAGAAAAACTGGCGATTGAAGACTGTTTCCTCCACAATAATAAAGGCCCGGGTATTGCTGTTTCACCGGGACCGTTAAATGACACTTTAATTAAAAACACCCGCTCATCCTATAATGAAGGAACGGAGGCAGCTGACGGTTTTATTTTGGAAAGCGGCAATAATGTTTTATTGGAAAAATGTACGGCAGATCATAATGCCGGTGTTGGTTTTAACTGTGGAATTGACCATTTAACTTTGTCTGCCTGCACTTGTAAAGTAAATGCAAACGTAGGTATTAATTTAAGCAGCAATAATGCAAAAATAGTGAACTCAATCATTGACAGAAACGGCTTTGCCGGGTTAGTTTACCGGGGTGAAGAATCTCTGATCCTGGCTAACAATTTAGTTGTAAACAATGGTTTAAAGGGTGAATATTGTATTCGGGTCAATGACCAAATAATATCTCCCCCGGCTAAAATGTTTTCAGTAAACAATATTTTTGCTTATAACTACTGTGGGATTTTTCTGGGGGGATCAGTTATTCTAGAAAAAGAAGATCATAATATTTACTGGAGCAGGGACAGTGCTGAGATTGTATTAAATAACCGGATTTATACCAGGGAGGAGATAAACTCCAGGGTGTGGTATGAAGAAACCGGACAGGGAAGGAGCAGTCGGTCTATAGACCCCCTATTTATAAGTTGCAAATATCATGATTACCGGCTGGCCCTTGACAGTCCTGCCATTGACCGGGGGACTTCGGAGTTAGCCCCCTCTACTGATATTGAGGGCAAACTGCGGCCCCAGGGTAAGGGCGTGGATATCGGACCGTACGAAGCCGCGGAGGGCAGTGTTGTTTTACCTATTACGTCAACTCCGAACACACCCCATTATTCCTGTGAGGTTTCTGAGACTTTGGATTTTTGTTTGAACTGGGGTGTGGTCAGCTCGGTACACAAAGTCGTAAAATATTGTGTTCAGGTTAGGGATGGTTTAAACGGCAGCTGGCAAAACTGGCTCCCGGAAACAGAGGATACAGGTGGTGTATTCAATGGAATGGCCGATCATACTTATTATTTCAGGGTCAAGGCCAGAGACATTCTGGATAACTGGGGTGACTGGTCGAGTCTTGCTTATACCATTGTACCCATGGATGACCATAACCCTTTGATTAAATATTCCGGTGAATGGTCAACTATAGTTAATGATTTAGCGTACTTAAATACTCTGCATTACTCCTCTACGCAGGGGGATTACGCTATGATCAAATTTAACGGCAGTGAAGTAGCTTGGATTGGCAGCAAAGGTCCCGACCGTGGGAAGGCCAGAGTTTATCTGGACGGGGAACTGGGGGAAGTGGTTGATTTATACAGTGAAGAGTATCAATACAGGGTTCCGTTGTTTTCAGCGGTCCTGTCGGAAGGAGTACACGAATTAAAAATAGAGGTATGCGAAACAAATAATAAGCTGTCCACCGGTTCTAGGGTTGATTTGGACGGGATCGCCATTAAACGATAA
- a CDS encoding DUF3307 domain-containing protein — protein sequence MILNFLLLFCCHVLGDYYLQLNKFARYKRKNILILLGHAASWAVIISLGLFILNLFYWWKFFFLCFTHFLIDGLKIKFFRSGLSYLHPVNLVDQSLHLITIIITLTYL from the coding sequence ATGATCCTAAATTTTCTTCTCTTGTTTTGCTGTCATGTTCTTGGTGATTACTATTTGCAGCTGAATAAATTTGCCAGGTATAAAAGAAAAAATATCCTAATTTTGTTGGGACACGCGGCAAGCTGGGCTGTCATTATCAGCCTCGGTCTCTTTATTCTAAACCTGTTTTACTGGTGGAAATTTTTTTTCTTATGCTTTACTCATTTTTTAATTGACGGGCTAAAAATAAAATTTTTCCGTTCCGGTTTAAGTTACCTGCACCCCGTAAACCTTGTAGACCAGTCACTTCATTTAATTACAATTATTATTACCTTAACTTATTTATAA
- a CDS encoding NAD-dependent epimerase/dehydratase family protein yields the protein MTKKILVTGGAGFLGSHLCERLLTDGYTVRILDSFSSGKDGNLEKILEKVELLRGSISDETVVNTACRGVDAVIHAAFPMTLRERDLNSRTVSGVLTGLFNVLKGALNNNALMVYISSIAVYGNQQYLPIDERHPLEPVLLHGALKLAGEEFCKVLTKSHDLRTVILRVADIYGPRNTRVSVPIRFLRQALKNEPITVYGDGSQSRTYTYVDDFTAAVAGVLSEPKTEGKIFNLSADRSISMYELAQLVKKVTGSNSEIKLLTGVPVEDRKLVIDNRKLKEIINFNPSIDMRQGLTLTAKWLKDNPDFYK from the coding sequence GTGACTAAAAAGATATTAGTTACCGGGGGAGCGGGGTTTCTCGGTTCTCATCTTTGTGAAAGGTTGTTGACAGACGGTTATACGGTAAGGATTCTGGACAGTTTTTCCTCCGGGAAAGACGGTAACCTGGAAAAAATACTGGAAAAAGTAGAACTGTTGAGAGGTAGTATTTCTGATGAAACAGTGGTTAATACAGCTTGCCGCGGGGTGGATGCAGTTATCCATGCAGCTTTTCCGATGACCTTAAGGGAACGGGATTTAAACAGCAGGACGGTCTCCGGTGTTTTGACCGGGCTTTTTAATGTCTTGAAGGGAGCTTTGAATAACAATGCTTTAATGGTTTATATTTCGTCCATTGCAGTATACGGAAATCAGCAATATCTACCGATAGATGAGAGACATCCTCTGGAACCGGTGCTATTGCACGGTGCCTTAAAGCTGGCCGGGGAGGAGTTCTGTAAAGTTCTCACTAAAAGTCATGACTTGAGAACAGTGATTCTTCGTGTTGCCGATATTTACGGGCCACGCAATACCCGGGTTAGTGTACCGATACGCTTTTTACGACAGGCTTTAAAAAATGAGCCAATTACTGTATACGGAGATGGCTCCCAGAGTCGTACCTATACCTATGTAGATGACTTTACTGCCGCAGTGGCCGGTGTACTCTCGGAGCCAAAGACCGAAGGGAAGATTTTTAATCTTTCTGCTGACAGGAGTATTTCAATGTATGAACTGGCTCAACTGGTTAAAAAGGTTACCGGCAGTAATAGTGAAATAAAATTGTTAACCGGTGTCCCGGTAGAAGATCGTAAACTGGTAATTGACAATAGGAAGCTGAAAGAAATTATAAATTTTAATCCTTCGATTGATATGAGACAGGGACTAACCTTAACAGCAAAGTGGTTAAAGGACAATCCTGACTTTTATAAATAA